Proteins from one Pseudomonas grandcourensis genomic window:
- a CDS encoding magnesium transporter: MNRHYYISDNLNDLENVEYELEASGINSEQIHVLSEKVADVEEHHLHEISSLMEQDAVHSGEIGAVIGVPLAALVLLGAYWMGWTESPAGWMPFIFLAIVVLGFCIWEGGFFGFQVPNTHFRNFKQAVKEGKHIFFVDVEPNQESVLDQVINQHPKLKIAGTGAAAPHWTVAWQHKWHQFKRVISG, translated from the coding sequence ATGAACCGGCACTATTACATCAGTGACAATCTCAACGATCTTGAAAACGTTGAATATGAATTGGAAGCCAGCGGCATCAATTCCGAACAGATTCATGTACTCAGTGAAAAAGTTGCTGATGTAGAAGAACATCACCTCCACGAGATCAGTTCACTAATGGAACAGGATGCTGTTCACTCTGGTGAGATTGGAGCGGTGATCGGTGTGCCACTCGCGGCGTTGGTCCTGCTTGGCGCCTATTGGATGGGTTGGACCGAATCCCCCGCAGGCTGGATGCCCTTTATCTTCCTCGCCATTGTTGTATTGGGCTTCTGCATCTGGGAAGGCGGGTTTTTCGGGTTCCAGGTGCCGAACACTCACTTCCGCAATTTCAAACAAGCAGTAAAAGAAGGCAAACATATCTTCTTCGTGGATGTTGAACCGAATCAGGAATCGGTACTGGACCAGGTAATCAATCAGCATCCGAAGCTGAAGATCGCCGGCACAGGAGCGGCAGCCCCGCACTGGACAGTGGCCTGGCAGCACAAATGGCATCAGTTCAAGCGAGTGATATCGGGTTAG
- a CDS encoding efflux RND transporter permease subunit produces the protein MNNFNLTDWALRHRAIVLFMLLIVAAAGAFSFTRLGQLEDPNFSVPSMTAMVIWPGATAQQLQDQVLNRMEKKFEQIDNFEKVVTYARQGYAGMTLTVRGGTSKADQREAWYQARKKLNDLSLEMPEGVIGPILNDEYGDVYGLMYAVKGDGVGHADLSDAAEDIKRQMLKVPMVKKIDVIGKQAKRVYVEFSHERLAALGITPLAIAESLKSQNALLPAGQIDTRGDRVMVRVSGQFTSDEAIRNVPIAAGGRLIKLGDIATVTRGFEDPPTYTVRHNGQPVLMLGITMTSDGNIVDLGKAMDTAVAKIQSELAHGVELELVADQPTTVKDAIHDFAHALAEALIIVIAVSLASLGWRAGLVVATTVPLVLGGVALLMLAMGWNLERISLGSLIIALGLLVDDAIIAIEMMVAKMETGMDRVKAAAFSYQSTAMPRLTGALITVVGFLPIGLSKSTTGEYAGGIFWIVGAAVLFSWICSGIFTPYLAVKMLPNDLGTHQHADPYDTKFYRSLRRLIDTAIERRWVVIGATVGALVLALACIKLVPQQFFPNSSRPELVIDLRVKEGSSFAATTEQVKHMEEILAKDEDVRFFTAYTGAGAPRFYLSLNPELPNPGFAQFVVMTKDLDARERVRARLVASADQQFPQAWVRVTRLELGPPVGYPVQFRVVGPDTQVVRKIARDVEKVVASNQKVRDLQLDWNDPVRTLKVELDQDKASALGLTPADVSLATQTVMNGATLSQLREREDLIDIVARAVPEERLNLDTLKDINLYTRQGTVVPLSQVAQVRSELEEPVLWRRNRDMAITVRADVRDGEQGVSVTQEIQPLLKDIEAKLPSGYRIDVGGAVEESDKANKALLAVAPLMMVTILLLLMLQLQNFSRMWMVVLTAPLGLIGVVPALLVFQSPLGFVAILGIIALGGMIMRNAVILIDQVQIEITEGRDPWSAVLDAAIHRARPVMLTALATVLAMIPLTRSVFWGPMAIAIMGGLTVATLLTIFFVPALYAAWFKVGRQTATGTQQVMGDAALASGG, from the coding sequence ATGAACAACTTCAACCTCACCGACTGGGCGCTGCGCCATCGCGCCATCGTTCTGTTCATGCTCCTCATTGTCGCGGCGGCCGGCGCCTTCAGCTTCACCCGGCTCGGTCAGCTCGAGGATCCGAACTTTTCCGTGCCTTCCATGACCGCCATGGTCATCTGGCCGGGCGCCACCGCCCAGCAGTTGCAGGACCAGGTCCTCAACCGCATGGAGAAGAAATTCGAGCAGATCGACAACTTCGAGAAAGTGGTCACCTACGCGCGGCAAGGCTACGCTGGCATGACGCTCACCGTGCGCGGCGGCACCTCCAAGGCTGACCAGCGCGAGGCTTGGTACCAGGCGCGCAAAAAACTCAACGACCTGAGCCTCGAGATGCCTGAAGGCGTGATCGGCCCGATCCTGAACGACGAGTACGGCGACGTGTACGGCCTGATGTACGCCGTCAAGGGCGACGGCGTCGGCCACGCCGACCTGTCGGACGCGGCCGAGGACATCAAGCGCCAGATGCTGAAGGTGCCGATGGTCAAAAAGATTGATGTCATCGGCAAGCAGGCCAAGCGTGTCTACGTCGAGTTCTCGCACGAACGTCTGGCAGCGCTGGGCATTACACCGTTGGCCATCGCCGAAAGCCTCAAGAGCCAGAACGCCCTGTTGCCCGCAGGCCAGATCGACACCCGCGGTGACCGCGTCATGGTGCGCGTAAGCGGCCAGTTCACCAGCGACGAGGCTATCCGCAATGTGCCCATCGCCGCGGGCGGCCGGCTGATCAAGCTCGGCGACATTGCGACCGTTACCCGTGGCTTTGAGGATCCGCCGACCTACACGGTGCGCCACAACGGCCAGCCAGTGCTGATGCTCGGCATCACGATGACCAGCGACGGCAACATCGTGGACCTTGGCAAGGCGATGGACACGGCAGTCGCCAAGATCCAGTCGGAACTTGCGCACGGCGTGGAGTTGGAGCTCGTGGCCGACCAACCCACCACGGTGAAGGACGCTATTCACGACTTCGCGCACGCGCTGGCCGAGGCGCTGATCATCGTGATCGCGGTGAGCCTGGCCAGCCTGGGATGGCGCGCCGGTCTCGTTGTCGCGACCACGGTTCCACTGGTGCTGGGCGGCGTGGCGCTGCTGATGCTGGCGATGGGCTGGAACCTCGAGCGCATCTCGCTCGGCTCACTGATTATCGCCTTGGGACTGCTGGTGGATGACGCCATCATCGCCATCGAGATGATGGTGGCGAAGATGGAAACCGGCATGGACCGTGTGAAGGCAGCCGCCTTCTCCTATCAGTCTACTGCCATGCCGCGCCTGACCGGTGCGCTGATCACCGTCGTGGGCTTCCTGCCGATCGGCCTCTCGAAGTCCACCACCGGCGAGTACGCGGGTGGAATCTTCTGGATCGTCGGCGCCGCGGTGCTGTTTTCGTGGATCTGCTCCGGCATCTTCACGCCGTACCTGGCGGTCAAGATGCTGCCCAACGACCTGGGCACGCACCAGCACGCTGATCCGTACGACACCAAGTTCTACCGCAGCCTGCGCCGCCTGATCGACACCGCCATCGAGCGCCGCTGGGTGGTCATCGGTGCGACCGTGGGCGCTCTGGTACTTGCTCTGGCTTGTATCAAGCTGGTGCCGCAGCAATTTTTCCCCAACAGTTCGCGTCCTGAACTGGTCATTGACCTGCGCGTCAAGGAAGGCTCCTCGTTCGCCGCGACGACCGAGCAGGTCAAGCACATGGAGGAGATTCTGGCGAAGGACGAGGACGTGCGTTTCTTTACCGCCTACACCGGCGCCGGCGCACCGCGCTTCTATCTCTCGCTCAACCCCGAGCTGCCGAATCCTGGCTTTGCCCAGTTCGTTGTGATGACCAAGGACCTGGATGCACGCGAGCGAGTACGTGCGCGGCTGGTGGCCTCGGCTGACCAACAATTCCCACAGGCGTGGGTGCGCGTGACCCGCCTCGAGTTGGGGCCACCTGTCGGCTACCCGGTGCAGTTCCGCGTCGTAGGCCCCGATACCCAAGTGGTGCGCAAGATCGCCCGCGACGTGGAGAAGGTGGTTGCGTCCAACCAAAAGGTGCGTGACCTCCAGCTCGACTGGAACGACCCGGTGCGTACGCTGAAAGTGGAACTTGATCAGGACAAGGCAAGCGCACTTGGCCTTACACCGGCCGACGTGTCGTTGGCGACCCAGACCGTGATGAACGGCGCAACCTTGTCGCAGCTGCGTGAGCGCGAGGACCTGATCGACATCGTGGCCCGTGCCGTGCCAGAGGAACGTTTGAACCTCGACACACTGAAAGACATCAACCTCTACACGCGCCAAGGCACAGTGGTGCCGCTGTCGCAGGTCGCACAGGTGCGCTCTGAACTGGAAGAGCCAGTGCTGTGGCGCCGTAACCGCGATATGGCGATCACGGTGCGTGCCGATGTGAGGGATGGAGAGCAAGGTGTATCGGTGACGCAGGAGATCCAGCCGCTGCTCAAGGATATCGAAGCGAAGTTGCCGTCGGGCTACCGCATCGACGTGGGCGGCGCGGTGGAGGAAAGTGACAAGGCCAACAAGGCGCTGCTGGCTGTGGCCCCGCTGATGATGGTCACTATTCTTCTGCTGTTGATGCTGCAACTGCAGAACTTCTCCCGCATGTGGATGGTGGTGCTGACCGCGCCGCTGGGCCTGATCGGCGTGGTGCCGGCGCTTTTGGTGTTCCAGTCGCCACTGGGTTTCGTTGCGATCCTGGGGATCATCGCACTGGGTGGCATGATCATGCGCAACGCGGTGATCCTGATCGATCAGGTTCAAATCGAGATCACCGAAGGGCGCGACCCCTGGAGTGCTGTGCTGGATGCGGCCATTCACCGGGCTCGTCCGGTGATGCTGACGGCGCTGGCTACCGTCCTCGCCATGATCCCGCTAACGCGCAGTGTGTTCTGGGGGCCTATGGCAATAGCGATCATGGGCGGCCTGACCGTCGCGACGCTGCTGACGATTTTCTTCGTCCCGGCGTTATACGCCGCGTGGTTCAAGGTGGGTCGCCAGACGGCCACTGGCACCCAACAGGTGATGGGGGACGCCGCGCTCGCTTCTGGGGGATGA